A single window of Desulfovibrio psychrotolerans DNA harbors:
- the fliM gene encoding flagellar motor switch protein FliM, with amino-acid sequence MNKILAQDEVDALLRGLSGGEIESESDIPEDDSGIVPFDLANQDRIIRGRMPVLEIVNDRFARLCTNALSNSIRKRVELNPISIDMTKFGDFMRSLPVPTSINIFKMEPLRGNAIIVVDSRLVFALVENFFGGAGSQPKIEGREFTRIEQAIVDRVIKITLDNMEESWRPVHEVNLELVRSEINPQFAAIVPPSDVVVVITFEVELETAIGSLIICLPYATIEPIRSKLHASFQTERLEVDHAWVARLKERLMETPVEMKIRFGETKITGNQLLRLKVGDVLLLDTDTDDLLECTVAGVRKFMGISGTVKSNKAFQIIKEEEPNYT; translated from the coding sequence ATGAACAAGATCCTTGCCCAGGATGAGGTGGATGCCCTGCTCAGGGGGCTTTCCGGCGGAGAGATCGAAAGCGAATCCGATATTCCGGAGGACGATTCCGGTATTGTGCCCTTTGACCTGGCCAATCAGGACCGCATTATCCGGGGGCGCATGCCTGTTCTGGAAATCGTGAACGACAGGTTTGCCCGCCTGTGCACCAATGCGTTGTCCAACAGCATCCGCAAACGTGTGGAATTGAACCCCATTTCCATAGACATGACCAAGTTCGGCGACTTTATGCGCTCGCTGCCCGTGCCCACCAGCATTAATATCTTCAAGATGGAGCCGCTGAGGGGCAATGCCATCATTGTGGTGGATTCGCGTCTGGTGTTCGCCCTTGTGGAGAATTTTTTCGGCGGAGCCGGTTCACAACCCAAGATCGAGGGAAGAGAATTTACCCGCATTGAACAGGCTATTGTGGACCGCGTGATCAAGATTACCCTGGACAACATGGAAGAATCCTGGCGTCCGGTACACGAGGTGAACCTTGAACTGGTGCGCTCTGAAATAAACCCCCAGTTTGCGGCCATTGTGCCGCCCAGCGACGTGGTGGTGGTCATTACCTTTGAGGTGGAACTGGAAACCGCCATCGGCTCGCTTATCATCTGCCTGCCTTACGCCACCATAGAACCCATACGCTCCAAGCTGCATGCCAGCTTCCAGACCGAACGGCTGGAAGTGGACCATGCGTGGGTGGCACGCCTGAAGGAGCGCCTGATGGAAACGCCTGTGGAGATGAAGATACGCTTCGGGGAAACCAAGATTACCGGCAACCAGCTGCTGCGCCTGAAGGTGGGCGACGTGCTGCTGCTGGATACCGACACGGACGATCTGCTGGAATGCACCGTGGCCGGAGTGCGTAAATTCATGGGCATAAGCGGGACGGTGAAGTCCAACAAAGCCTTCCAGATCATCAAGGAAGAAGAACCCAACTATACCTAG
- a CDS encoding HU family DNA-binding protein, producing the protein MTKAEFVEKIFSKANLSSKAQAEAALDATIATIADALKSGDSVVFTGFGSFKVAERAARKGRNPRSGEELVIPATKVVKFTPGKMLKDAVK; encoded by the coding sequence ATGACCAAAGCAGAATTTGTTGAGAAGATTTTTTCCAAGGCCAATCTTTCTTCCAAGGCTCAGGCAGAAGCTGCCCTTGACGCCACCATTGCCACCATCGCCGATGCGCTGAAGAGCGGCGATTCCGTAGTGTTCACCGGTTTCGGCAGCTTTAAGGTTGCTGAGCGCGCAGCACGCAAGGGCCGCAATCCCCGCTCCGGTGAAGAACTTGTCATTCCCGCAACCAAGGTTGTGAAGTTCACCCCCGGCAAGATGCTGAAGGATGCTGTGAAGTAA
- a CDS encoding ASKHA domain-containing protein: MQNHSHILVTTPEGHTETIFIQNHPVPLTLAQCVYTSGFFSAPALCSGLGACGRCRMRITHNAPLPNGPDALYFTEEELRDGWRLACGHSPLPGMHVLLPESAAQPRRLLPPPALSAQSSPLPPLRLAVDLGTTSLHWSLLAGTTRLASGSELNPQMGAGSEIMSRLAFAARPEGAAVLQRLVLKALQALVHEAETTFGSPVQECCIAGNPAMTALLLGKDLSGLSAAPYRLDYAGGTAETLHSLPPVYIPPQPAPFVGGDLSAGIMAVAEHAPQYPYLLADLGTNGEFVLALTPQHALVTSVALGPALEGIGLTFGSVARPGVITRFILSPRGLEPVVMPFAPDSATPPSPPPGISGTGYLSLVRCLLRAGLAGRDGRFILPPRTPLGARLAASMKDNGGEQCLVLGSGLHISAGDIEEILKVKAAFTLAFARLLKEAGLAPQDLRCIYLAGALGEHVDLADLEELGFLPSGMGAAHPAQSGKVVGVGNASLRGAERFLVDPDLRAVAEVWSAATTHVDLTADPAFTQTFMRHMRFAHI; this comes from the coding sequence ATGCAAAACCACAGCCACATACTCGTCACCACGCCGGAAGGCCATACGGAAACCATCTTCATCCAAAACCACCCCGTACCGCTCACTCTGGCCCAATGCGTCTACACCTCCGGCTTTTTCAGCGCCCCGGCACTCTGTTCGGGACTGGGAGCATGTGGCCGCTGCCGCATGCGCATCACCCACAACGCGCCACTTCCCAACGGCCCAGACGCCCTGTATTTCACCGAAGAAGAACTCCGCGACGGCTGGCGGCTGGCCTGCGGGCACTCCCCCCTGCCCGGCATGCACGTGCTGCTGCCGGAATCCGCCGCACAACCGCGCCGCCTCCTCCCGCCGCCTGCTCTTTCCGCACAGTCCTCCCCTCTTCCGCCTCTGCGACTGGCTGTGGACCTTGGCACCACCTCGCTGCACTGGTCCCTGCTGGCGGGAACAACCCGGCTGGCCTCAGGCAGTGAACTGAACCCGCAGATGGGTGCCGGCAGCGAAATAATGTCCCGGCTGGCCTTTGCCGCCCGGCCCGAAGGCGCAGCCGTTCTGCAGCGGCTTGTTCTTAAAGCCCTGCAGGCGCTGGTGCACGAGGCAGAGACAACATTCGGCAGCCCTGTTCAGGAATGCTGCATCGCCGGCAATCCGGCCATGACAGCCCTGCTGCTGGGCAAAGACCTCTCCGGCCTTTCCGCAGCCCCCTACAGGCTGGACTATGCAGGCGGCACGGCAGAAACCCTGCACAGCCTGCCCCCCGTATACATCCCCCCGCAACCGGCCCCCTTTGTGGGCGGCGACCTCTCTGCGGGTATCATGGCCGTGGCGGAACATGCACCGCAATACCCCTACCTGCTTGCAGACCTCGGCACCAACGGCGAATTCGTGCTCGCCCTCACGCCGCAACACGCACTGGTCACCAGCGTGGCGCTCGGTCCCGCGCTGGAAGGCATCGGCCTCACTTTCGGTTCCGTTGCCCGCCCCGGCGTCATCACCCGCTTCATTCTCTCGCCACGTGGCCTTGAACCGGTCGTCATGCCCTTTGCTCCCGATTCCGCAACACCCCCGTCCCCGCCCCCCGGCATAAGCGGCACCGGCTATCTTTCGCTTGTCCGCTGCCTGCTCAGGGCGGGGCTCGCAGGCCGCGACGGCCGCTTCATCCTTCCCCCGCGCACGCCGCTGGGTGCCCGGCTTGCCGCCTCCATGAAGGATAACGGCGGCGAACAGTGCCTCGTCCTCGGCAGCGGCCTGCACATTTCCGCAGGCGATATCGAAGAAATCCTCAAGGTCAAGGCTGCCTTCACCCTTGCCTTTGCCCGTCTGCTGAAAGAAGCGGGCCTTGCCCCGCAAGACCTGCGCTGCATCTACCTTGCGGGCGCACTGGGCGAACACGTCGACCTTGCAGACCTTGAAGAACTGGGCTTTCTGCCGTCCGGCATGGGCGCAGCACACCCCGCACAATCCGGCAAAGTCGTCGGCGTGGGCAATGCCTCGCTGCGCGGTGCTGAACGATTCCTTGTTGACCCCGACCTGCGTGCCGTGGCAGAAGTCTGGTCCGCGGCTACAACCCATGTGGACCTGACCGCCGACCCCGCCTTCACCCAAACCTTCATGCGCCACATGCGCTTTGCCCACATATGA
- the truA gene encoding tRNA pseudouridine(38-40) synthase TruA: protein MPRLKLTIAYVGTNYCGWQIQAFSRRPQPTVQEELERVAERVLGTPVRIFGSGRTDSGVHAEGQVAHFDVPEDKADRDWQRTFNAMLPDDIAVLDVERVASDFHARINATGKIYAYSLWLTRRYTPPRLFPFVWATGPVDVAAMDAAARHLEGTHDFSTFRNVGTEVETCVRTLRSISRSPHGPLPGADTPDYARVGIPLQLTWYFEADGFLKQMVRNLMGTLVACGTGKLSPDAVPSLLAACDRAQAPATAPAQGLSLARVLY, encoded by the coding sequence ATGCCCAGACTGAAGCTTACCATCGCCTACGTGGGCACCAACTATTGCGGCTGGCAGATTCAGGCATTCTCGCGGCGTCCCCAGCCCACCGTGCAGGAAGAACTGGAACGTGTTGCGGAACGGGTGCTCGGCACGCCTGTGCGCATTTTCGGCAGCGGGCGCACGGATTCCGGCGTCCATGCAGAGGGTCAGGTGGCCCACTTCGATGTGCCGGAAGACAAGGCGGACAGGGACTGGCAGCGCACCTTCAACGCCATGCTCCCCGATGACATTGCCGTGCTGGACGTGGAGCGCGTGGCAAGCGACTTTCACGCCCGCATCAATGCCACAGGAAAAATCTATGCCTACTCCCTGTGGCTCACACGCCGGTACACCCCGCCACGCCTTTTTCCCTTCGTCTGGGCCACCGGCCCTGTGGATGTGGCAGCCATGGACGCAGCCGCACGGCATCTGGAAGGCACCCACGATTTTTCCACCTTCCGCAATGTGGGTACAGAGGTGGAAACCTGCGTGCGTACCCTGCGGAGCATCAGCCGCAGTCCGCACGGCCCGTTGCCGGGTGCCGATACACCGGACTACGCCCGTGTGGGCATTCCGCTGCAACTGACATGGTATTTCGAGGCAGACGGATTTCTCAAGCAGATGGTGCGCAACCTCATGGGCACGCTGGTGGCCTGCGGCACGGGCAAACTGTCACCGGATGCCGTGCCTTCCCTTCTTGCGGCGTGCGACAGGGCGCAGGCTCCGGCCACAGCCCCGGCGCAGGGGCTTAGCCTTGCCCGCGTGCTCTACTGA
- a CDS encoding small ribosomal subunit Rsm22 family protein encodes MNNCLTLPPAPLREALAAYEDSLRKVLPLKQAHRKELHYAVADLSRALTTERGGMKINYWTTPRAASAYLHFYLPWNLYRLAWLLPNLALNLNDGDTVLDLGAGPLTLVQALWLARPDLRERKLTFICSDIAPKPMETGRALFETLTGMAANSPQSPWRIVLERAPLEKTLRSHFGKAKLVCGANVLNELRAGKGQSLEERLNELALAMSDACTEDGAVLFAEPGTRLGGKMISLLRLGLMEYNLFPQSPCPHDGDCPMLDAASGGWCHFNAPADSAPKWLMTLTNRARMERRNISLSFLHAARNKPACSADAVRILSDPIRLPDTPAPARYACSMRGMALVHRAARLESGSLVTVSWPDPPVTDAKSGAQVAHPLAR; translated from the coding sequence ATGAACAACTGCCTCACCCTTCCCCCCGCGCCCCTGCGCGAGGCTCTCGCAGCCTATGAAGACTCCCTGCGCAAAGTGCTGCCGCTCAAGCAGGCGCACCGCAAGGAACTGCACTACGCCGTGGCCGATCTTTCCCGCGCCCTGACCACTGAGCGTGGCGGCATGAAGATAAACTACTGGACCACGCCCCGCGCGGCCTCGGCCTACCTGCATTTTTATCTGCCGTGGAACCTGTACCGGCTCGCGTGGCTCCTGCCCAACCTCGCGCTGAACCTGAACGACGGCGACACCGTGCTCGATCTCGGCGCCGGCCCGCTCACGCTTGTGCAGGCCCTGTGGCTGGCACGGCCTGACCTGCGCGAACGCAAGCTCACTTTCATCTGTTCCGACATCGCCCCCAAACCCATGGAAACAGGCCGCGCGCTGTTCGAAACCCTTACCGGCATGGCAGCCAACAGCCCGCAAAGCCCGTGGCGTATCGTGCTGGAACGCGCACCGCTGGAAAAAACCCTGCGCAGCCACTTCGGCAAGGCCAAGCTGGTCTGCGGGGCCAACGTGCTGAACGAACTTCGGGCAGGCAAGGGCCAATCGCTGGAAGAACGCCTGAACGAACTCGCCCTTGCCATGTCAGACGCCTGCACCGAAGACGGCGCGGTTCTTTTTGCAGAACCGGGCACCCGCCTCGGCGGCAAGATGATCTCTCTGCTGCGTCTCGGCCTCATGGAATACAACCTGTTCCCGCAGTCCCCCTGCCCGCATGATGGCGACTGCCCCATGCTGGATGCCGCCTCCGGCGGCTGGTGCCACTTCAACGCCCCGGCAGACAGCGCCCCCAAATGGCTGATGACGCTGACCAACCGCGCGCGCATGGAAAGACGCAACATAAGCCTCAGCTTCCTGCACGCCGCCCGGAACAAGCCCGCCTGCTCCGCAGATGCCGTGCGCATTCTCTCAGACCCCATCCGCCTGCCGGATACCCCGGCTCCGGCCCGCTATGCCTGCTCCATGCGCGGCATGGCTCTGGTCCACAGGGCTGCACGGCTGGAAAGCGGCTCGCTCGTCACCGTCTCATGGCCCGACCCGCCGGTAACGGATGCCAAATCCGGGGCGCAGGTGGCTCACCCTCTCGCACGCTGA
- the lipA gene encoding lipoyl synthase — protein sequence MSLHDNSEPSLRIPPWLRVKIPCNTTYTATRNLVGDLKLNTVCQSAKCPNMFECFSSRTATFLILGNACTRNCAFCNIGRAATVPPDPDEPARVADAARQLELRHAVITSVTRDDLEDGGAAHFARTIEAVRTALPQCTIEVLIPDFQGSLPALQAVMRAAPDIINHNVETSPAHYTRIRPQADYAQSLHLLERVKAAGFRSKSGLMVGLGETDEEVRGVLDDLAAIRCDIVTIGQYMRPSRSHPPVQRYVHPDIFEEYAEYGRQKGIAHMFSAPLVRSSYNAAMFA from the coding sequence ATGAGCTTGCACGACAATTCCGAACCGTCTTTGCGGATTCCGCCCTGGCTCAGGGTTAAGATTCCCTGCAACACCACCTATACGGCCACCCGCAATCTGGTGGGCGACCTTAAGCTGAATACCGTGTGCCAAAGTGCCAAGTGTCCGAACATGTTCGAATGCTTCTCCTCGCGCACGGCCACCTTCCTTATTCTGGGCAATGCCTGCACGCGCAACTGCGCCTTCTGCAACATCGGCCGCGCCGCCACCGTCCCCCCGGACCCGGACGAACCTGCCCGCGTGGCTGACGCAGCACGGCAGCTGGAACTGCGCCACGCGGTCATCACCTCCGTCACGCGAGACGATCTGGAAGACGGCGGAGCAGCCCACTTCGCACGCACCATAGAAGCCGTGCGCACAGCATTACCGCAGTGCACCATCGAAGTGCTCATTCCGGACTTTCAAGGCTCCCTTCCTGCCCTGCAAGCCGTCATGCGCGCCGCGCCGGACATCATCAACCACAACGTGGAAACCTCGCCCGCGCACTACACCCGCATCCGTCCGCAGGCAGACTACGCACAGAGCCTGCACCTGCTGGAACGGGTCAAGGCGGCGGGCTTCCGCTCCAAATCCGGACTCATGGTGGGTCTGGGCGAAACGGACGAAGAGGTCCGGGGCGTGCTGGACGACCTCGCCGCCATCCGCTGCGATATCGTCACCATAGGCCAGTACATGCGCCCCTCGCGCAGCCACCCGCCCGTGCAGCGTTACGTGCACCCCGATATATTTGAAGAATACGCAGAATACGGCAGGCAAAAGGGCATTGCGCACATGTTCTCGGCTCCGCTGGTGCGCTCCTCCTACAACGCCGCCATGTTTGCCTGA
- a CDS encoding AraC family transcriptional regulator: MNVKIERLPSFRVATVRAYGPYEKSGPEAWQMLTPWIARHSILTGKTMFLGFCHDDPNTTESSRIRYDAGVSLPEEFVPDDFVFVREVPGQEYAVTVHKGPYPTLTHVWATLFWDWLPASSRRPAAAPLMEQYLSDPYLDNDEDLVTRLYLPLITL; this comes from the coding sequence ATGAACGTGAAGATTGAACGCCTGCCCTCTTTCCGCGTGGCCACTGTCCGCGCTTACGGCCCTTACGAAAAATCAGGGCCGGAGGCATGGCAGATGCTCACCCCGTGGATCGCCCGGCACAGCATCCTCACGGGCAAGACCATGTTTCTGGGCTTTTGTCATGACGACCCCAATACCACGGAAAGCTCGCGCATCCGGTATGATGCCGGAGTCTCTCTGCCGGAAGAATTCGTCCCCGATGATTTTGTTTTTGTCCGGGAGGTACCCGGCCAGGAATACGCCGTTACCGTTCACAAGGGGCCGTACCCCACCCTGACCCATGTATGGGCGACCCTGTTCTGGGACTGGCTCCCCGCAAGCAGCCGCCGTCCGGCTGCCGCGCCGCTCATGGAGCAGTATCTCAGCGACCCCTATCTGGATAACGACGAGGATCTGGTCACCCGTCTGTATCTCCCGCTTATCACGTTGTAG
- a CDS encoding MotE family protein → MKQPPFATSLKLFKLCKLLALAVVFKLVVITTLAVDTGGWYIPFLGETTIVSSTTAPAEPTLPATVQQAAAPAPGALLAVSGAHAAPPDGQQPADPAQQAPVQQGNGFPQDALTRESLQQKQEELNRREADLNRLQQEINQKIQNLQQLEQRLQVMLEQAEETKDKKMRHLVDVYSNMKAKQAADVLSTLDEGIAVKILAGMRGRQAGEILTFVNAEKAARLSEALTRMQLPFE, encoded by the coding sequence ATGAAACAGCCACCATTCGCCACAAGCCTCAAGCTGTTTAAGCTCTGCAAGCTCCTCGCGCTTGCCGTGGTCTTCAAGCTGGTGGTCATCACCACGCTGGCCGTGGATACGGGTGGCTGGTATATCCCGTTTCTGGGAGAAACTACCATTGTGAGCAGCACCACCGCCCCGGCGGAACCCACCCTTCCCGCCACTGTGCAGCAGGCCGCAGCCCCGGCTCCCGGCGCACTGCTCGCGGTTTCCGGCGCGCATGCCGCTCCGCCGGACGGACAACAACCTGCCGATCCCGCCCAACAGGCCCCCGTCCAGCAGGGCAACGGATTCCCGCAGGATGCTCTTACCCGTGAATCCCTGCAGCAGAAGCAGGAAGAACTGAACCGGCGAGAGGCCGACCTGAACAGGCTGCAGCAGGAAATCAATCAGAAGATTCAGAATCTGCAGCAGCTTGAGCAGCGTCTGCAGGTCATGCTGGAACAGGCGGAAGAGACCAAGGACAAAAAGATGCGCCACCTCGTGGACGTCTATTCCAACATGAAGGCCAAACAGGCAGCGGACGTGCTCAGCACGCTGGATGAAGGCATCGCCGTCAAGATTCTGGCAGGCATGCGCGGTCGTCAGGCCGGTGAAATCCTCACCTTCGTCAACGCGGAAAAGGCCGCACGTCTTTCGGAAGCCCTGACAAGAATGCAGCTCCCCTTCGAATAG
- the lipB gene encoding lipoyl(octanoyl) transferase LipB: protein MRIIDLGLIPYAEADAIQQARVEEVAAGAEPTLYLLEHPPVITLGRNGGRENLHVSDAFLAEQGIELVHSSRGGNITCHFPGQLVAYPVIKIASRPGGMRVLFHHLEEVVIRTAAQYGLAASRQEGRPGVWVENRKICSIGIAMRRWTSYHGLALNVLRNVDLFRLITLCGLADAEPSSLAQELDRDDITIQDVKNELARQFRTVFADSALAQG from the coding sequence ATGCGCATCATAGATCTCGGGCTCATCCCCTACGCGGAGGCAGACGCCATTCAGCAGGCACGGGTGGAAGAGGTGGCCGCCGGTGCGGAACCTACCCTCTACCTGCTGGAGCACCCCCCGGTCATCACGCTGGGGCGCAACGGCGGCAGAGAAAACCTGCACGTCAGCGATGCCTTTCTTGCAGAACAGGGCATAGAGCTTGTCCACTCCTCGCGGGGGGGCAACATCACCTGCCATTTTCCCGGCCAGCTTGTGGCCTATCCCGTGATCAAAATCGCCAGCCGTCCCGGCGGCATGCGGGTCCTGTTCCATCACCTTGAAGAGGTGGTCATCCGCACGGCGGCCCAGTATGGCCTTGCCGCCTCCCGGCAGGAAGGACGCCCCGGCGTATGGGTGGAGAACAGGAAAATCTGCTCCATCGGCATTGCCATGCGCAGATGGACCAGCTATCACGGGCTGGCGCTGAACGTACTGCGCAACGTGGACCTCTTCCGCCTGATCACCCTGTGCGGACTGGCCGATGCGGAGCCCTCTTCGCTGGCGCAGGAACTGGACCGCGACGATATCACCATTCAGGATGTGAAGAATGAGCTTGCACGACAATTCCGAACCGTCTTTGCGGATTCCGCCCTGGCTCAGGGTTAA
- a CDS encoding flagellar FliJ family protein, giving the protein MAFAQEQLQYQAQAQRVTVLRKTLAEHEPKLYQTNNQAEIWLLRNFIQGLSADIARAESALLEQAQRLNKARQHLVKRSQERQLIDKLKENQAKRHAQEELFKERQQFDETATIRHKPQAV; this is encoded by the coding sequence ATGGCGTTCGCGCAGGAACAACTGCAGTACCAAGCGCAGGCCCAGCGGGTGACGGTGCTCCGCAAAACCCTTGCCGAACACGAACCCAAACTGTATCAGACCAATAATCAGGCCGAAATCTGGCTGCTGCGCAACTTCATACAGGGCCTTTCCGCAGATATCGCGCGGGCAGAATCCGCCCTGCTGGAACAGGCCCAGCGGCTCAACAAGGCGCGGCAGCATCTTGTCAAACGCTCGCAGGAGCGCCAGCTCATCGACAAACTCAAAGAAAATCAGGCCAAACGACATGCTCAGGAAGAACTCTTCAAAGAACGGCAGCAATTCGATGAAACAGCCACCATTCGCCACAAGCCTCAAGCTGTTTAA
- a CDS encoding glycerate kinase type-2 family protein: protein MSAKHRDTLRAILNAALDAVAPDKAVLRHVALQGSVLRIDDVDYDLNAYENIYVVGAGKGAAPMAATLEKLLGKRVSGGLVCVKYGHTVPTATVELVEAAHPVPDANGERAARAILCIAGAATERDLVLCVITGGASALTPALADGIPLEDGKTATSLLLECGATIHEVNAVRKHLSVFGSGNLARAAYPARLAALIISDVVGDNLDVIASGPTSPDLSTFVQCMEIVERYNLRHRMPPSVLARLEAGAQGTISETPKPGDPVFTTVQNVLVATNTQALEAAAQEAVRHGYFPRILTSTMTGEAREAARDLVDTAMNLCMDGKTVSGPVCLLAGGETTVTVTGSGLGGRNQEMALAAALHLRDCDHITMLCAGTDGTDGPTDAAGGFACSGTMERALCCSLDPHQHLANNDAYCLLDKTGDLLKTGPTLTNVMDIALVLVECPRS, encoded by the coding sequence ATGAGCGCAAAGCACAGAGACACACTGCGCGCCATTTTAAACGCCGCACTGGATGCCGTGGCCCCGGACAAGGCCGTGTTGCGGCATGTGGCGTTGCAGGGCAGCGTCCTGCGCATAGATGACGTGGACTATGACCTGAATGCCTACGAAAACATCTATGTCGTCGGAGCAGGCAAGGGAGCGGCCCCCATGGCGGCAACGCTCGAAAAATTGCTCGGCAAACGGGTCAGCGGCGGCCTTGTCTGCGTGAAGTACGGACACACCGTCCCCACGGCAACAGTGGAACTGGTCGAAGCGGCACACCCCGTGCCCGATGCGAACGGCGAACGCGCCGCACGGGCCATCCTGTGCATCGCCGGGGCTGCCACAGAGCGCGACCTTGTGCTGTGCGTCATCACGGGCGGTGCCAGCGCGCTCACCCCCGCCCTTGCGGACGGCATTCCGCTGGAAGACGGCAAGACTGCCACCTCCCTGCTTCTGGAATGCGGAGCCACCATCCACGAGGTAAACGCCGTACGCAAGCACCTGTCCGTCTTCGGCAGCGGCAACCTTGCCCGCGCCGCCTATCCGGCCCGTCTGGCCGCGCTCATCATCTCCGATGTAGTGGGCGATAATCTGGATGTCATTGCCTCCGGCCCCACATCCCCGGACCTCTCCACCTTCGTCCAGTGCATGGAAATCGTGGAACGCTACAACTTACGCCACCGCATGCCGCCCTCCGTCCTTGCACGGCTGGAGGCGGGCGCGCAAGGCACCATATCGGAAACACCCAAACCCGGCGATCCTGTGTTCACCACCGTGCAGAACGTGCTGGTGGCCACAAACACGCAGGCACTGGAAGCGGCAGCGCAGGAAGCCGTCCGGCACGGCTATTTCCCCCGTATCCTCACCTCCACCATGACGGGCGAGGCACGCGAGGCTGCGCGCGACCTTGTGGATACTGCCATGAACCTGTGCATGGACGGCAAAACCGTTTCCGGCCCCGTGTGCCTGCTGGCAGGCGGAGAAACCACGGTTACCGTCACCGGCAGCGGCCTCGGAGGACGCAATCAGGAAATGGCCCTCGCCGCCGCCCTGCACCTGCGCGACTGCGACCACATCACCATGCTCTGTGCGGGAACAGACGGTACAGACGGCCCCACCGATGCGGCAGGCGGCTTCGCCTGTTCGGGAACCATGGAACGGGCACTGTGCTGCTCGCTGGACCCGCACCAGCATCTGGCGAACAACGATGCGTACTGCCTGCTGGATAAAACGGGCGACCTGCTTAAAACAGGCCCCACCCTCACCAACGTGATGGACATCGCCCTTGTGCTGGTGGAATGCCCGCGCAGTTAA
- a CDS encoding adenosylcobinamide-GDP ribazoletransferase: protein MLSDLHVAFGFLTRLGRGCLCAQEDMGRSVRHFTLVGLVLGILVTVPALFIPGGARATLGALFWVGASVWLTRALHWDGWADLWDAWGSCAEGERFWAILKDSHIGAFGVIGLAAGLGGQVLLSRELLASGLWPALVWAPALGRAAAALAAGLGTAPPASTLGRLFLAGATPAVVTVQCLLAVLAGFALCGPRTVLVACVVAGAGLFAMVRLSRRAGGMNGDFLGAAVIWGELAAMFAAALFIA from the coding sequence ATGTTGTCCGACCTGCACGTTGCCTTCGGATTTCTGACCAGACTGGGGCGGGGCTGCCTCTGCGCCCAGGAGGATATGGGCCGCTCCGTCCGCCATTTCACGCTTGTAGGGCTTGTGCTCGGCATTCTGGTCACAGTTCCCGCACTGTTTATTCCCGGCGGGGCGCGCGCCACCCTCGGCGCGCTGTTCTGGGTCGGGGCCTCTGTCTGGCTCACCCGCGCGCTGCACTGGGATGGCTGGGCCGACCTGTGGGATGCATGGGGGAGCTGCGCGGAAGGAGAACGCTTCTGGGCCATTCTGAAAGACAGCCATATAGGCGCGTTCGGCGTCATCGGTCTTGCGGCTGGCCTCGGGGGTCAGGTGCTGTTGTCCCGTGAACTGCTCGCAAGCGGCTTGTGGCCCGCCCTTGTATGGGCACCGGCATTGGGCCGTGCGGCCGCCGCCCTTGCCGCCGGTCTCGGCACCGCACCGCCCGCCTCCACGCTGGGCAGGCTCTTTCTGGCAGGTGCCACGCCAGCCGTTGTCACCGTGCAGTGTCTGCTGGCCGTTCTTGCAGGGTTTGCGCTGTGCGGCCCCCGGACCGTCCTTGTGGCCTGCGTCGTTGCCGGGGCGGGGCTGTTTGCCATGGTCAGGCTTTCCCGGCGGGCGGGCGGCATGAACGGCGACTTTCTGGGAGCCGCCGTCATATGGGGCGAACTTGCGGCCATGTTCGCAGCCGCCCTGTTCATCGCCTGA